The genomic interval TCATTTCATACTAATAAAGGGGAATTACATCAATGAGTAAGTTAATAAACAGTATAAAATCGTTTCGACGCCATGGGACGAAAATCATTTTGACACTGTCACTTGTGGTATCTTTTATTTTACCTGCATATGCGCAGGAGAATCTGTGGAAGGAACTCAATGATAAAACTACCACACTTTTACAAGAGAAAAGATACGCCGACGCAATAAAGTCAGGGGAAGATGCATTAAAGATTGCAAAGGAAACATTCCCGCCCGGCCATATCTCTATTGCAGCTTCAATGAACTTGCTTGGTATACTTTATAGAACCTACACCATGTATGACGAAGCCGAACCTCTTTTCAATCAGGCGCTGGATATTTATAGGGAAACAAATGGCACAGACCACCCTACGGTCGCTTACGTCCTGCAGGAATTGGCGGAAATGTTTCTCCTTCAGGACAACTATGCTAAAGCAGAGCCGCTTTACAAACAATCTCTTGGTATATATGAGAATGTCTCCGGACAGGACAATCCCGGCATAGTCAACATCCTGAACAGATTGGGAGAAATTTACCAACACCAGGAAAAATATGCCGACGCAATACTCTTTTACAAAAGGGCGTTGGCAATTGAAGTGG from Candidatus Kuenenia stuttgartiensis carries:
- a CDS encoding tetratricopeptide repeat protein, translated to MSKLINSIKSFRRHGTKIILTLSLVVSFILPAYAQENLWKELNDKTTTLLQEKRYADAIKSGEDALKIAKETFPPGHISIAASMNLLGILYRTYTMYDEAEPLFNQALDIYRETNGTDHPTVAYVLQELAEMFLLQDNYAKAEPLYKQSLGIYENVSGQDNPGIVNILNRLGEIYQHQEKYADAILFYKRALAIEVEIFGNDHPDVASSMNNLATLYYHNGENTKAESLYKQALEIYENEYGADHPLVATILENMAVFYEGTGKKEAAKQLHDRAKKIYSNYRK